In one window of Burkholderia cepacia ATCC 25416 DNA:
- a CDS encoding LacI family DNA-binding transcriptional regulator — MPSPTAVRPAGPPRMSDVARLAGVSKMTVSRVLAGHSVAAETRARVCEAIDQLGYVADAAAGALSSGRSEFVAVLVPSLSSSNFSDTVRGLTDALEPHGLQLLLGDTDYDLEREERLVRSMLRHQPRCIALTGSQHTDATRKVLERSAIPVVEMWDLPTRPIDTAVGFSNVRAARAMVRHLAERGYRRIGFLVGASELDRRGLDRLKGYQAEIKAQGLGEPRVVRLGESPITMSHGGPAMAALLEQWPDTDAVMCVSDMSAFGAIMECHRRGLAVPADIAVAGFGNFEVATCCHPTITTVSVDAYGIGLRTGEALLAALQARDAGERTESKSIRIDYTIIARESA; from the coding sequence ATGCCCAGTCCCACCGCAGTCCGGCCCGCCGGGCCGCCCCGCATGTCCGACGTAGCGCGCCTCGCCGGCGTATCGAAGATGACGGTGTCGCGCGTGCTCGCCGGCCACAGCGTGGCCGCCGAGACGCGCGCACGGGTCTGCGAGGCCATCGACCAGCTCGGCTACGTGGCGGATGCCGCTGCCGGTGCGCTGTCGTCGGGGCGCTCGGAATTCGTCGCGGTGCTGGTGCCGTCGCTGTCGAGTTCCAACTTCTCGGACACCGTGCGCGGCCTGACCGATGCGCTCGAGCCGCATGGTTTGCAATTGCTGCTCGGCGATACCGACTACGACCTCGAACGGGAAGAACGGCTCGTCCGGTCGATGCTGCGACACCAGCCGCGCTGCATCGCGCTGACGGGGTCGCAGCACACCGATGCGACGCGCAAGGTATTGGAGCGCTCGGCGATTCCAGTGGTCGAGATGTGGGACCTGCCCACGCGCCCGATCGACACCGCCGTCGGCTTCTCGAACGTGCGCGCCGCCCGTGCGATGGTGCGCCACCTGGCCGAGCGCGGTTACCGGCGCATCGGCTTTCTGGTCGGCGCGAGCGAACTGGATCGCCGCGGCCTGGACCGGCTCAAGGGCTACCAGGCGGAGATCAAGGCGCAGGGGCTGGGCGAACCGCGCGTCGTGCGGCTGGGCGAATCGCCGATCACGATGAGCCACGGCGGGCCGGCGATGGCCGCGCTGCTGGAGCAATGGCCGGATACCGACGCGGTGATGTGCGTGAGCGACATGTCGGCGTTCGGCGCGATCATGGAGTGTCACCGGCGCGGGCTCGCCGTGCCGGCCGATATCGCCGTGGCCGGCTTCGGGAACTTCGAAGTGGCGACATGCTGCCATCCGACCATCACGACCGTATCGGTCGACGCGTACGGCATCGGGCTGCGCACGGGCGAAGCGTTGCTGGCGGCGCTGCAAGCGCGTGACGCCGGCGAGCGGACCGAATCGAAAAGCATCCGTATCGACTACACGATCATCGCGCGGGAAAGCGCCTGA
- a CDS encoding DUF308 domain-containing protein, producing MTDRYPEFHALADEHWLKRYYFSRAVFSLIWVALAFSVGRRSAAGAAVLLVVYPAWDALANFVDLSRSGGMAANRTQAVNVAISAVTTLAVFPALNAGLPAVLAVFGVWAILSGALQLGTAVRRWKQAGAQWVMVLSGAQSALAGLFFILQSHAPMPPAIVKIAGYAGVGALYFLISAIWLQVRGMRRRVS from the coding sequence ATGACTGATCGCTACCCTGAATTCCACGCCCTGGCCGACGAACACTGGCTGAAGCGGTACTACTTTTCCCGGGCGGTGTTCTCGCTGATCTGGGTCGCGCTGGCGTTTTCCGTCGGCCGGCGGAGCGCGGCCGGCGCGGCGGTCCTGCTGGTCGTTTATCCGGCCTGGGATGCGCTCGCCAATTTCGTCGACCTGTCCCGCAGCGGCGGGATGGCGGCAAACCGCACGCAGGCGGTCAACGTCGCGATCAGCGCCGTCACGACACTGGCGGTATTTCCGGCGTTGAATGCGGGCCTGCCCGCGGTCCTCGCGGTGTTCGGCGTATGGGCGATTCTGTCCGGCGCGCTGCAGCTCGGCACTGCCGTGCGGCGCTGGAAGCAGGCCGGCGCGCAGTGGGTGATGGTGCTGAGCGGCGCGCAATCGGCGTTGGCCGGGTTGTTCTTCATTTTGCAAAGCCATGCGCCGATGCCGCCGGCGATCGTTAAGATCGCGGGTTACGCGGGAGTAGGTGCGCTCTATTTCCTGATATCCGCCATCTGGCTGCAGGTGCGGGGGATGCGGCGCAGGGTGTCGTGA
- a CDS encoding GntR family transcriptional regulator has protein sequence MNFEVKEERSLADRIAIALADRIISGVIAPGEWLRQDHIAAEFGASHVPVREAFRRLEAQGLAVVEPRRGVRAAPLEPADVLEMAKMRAAFEALALREAIPALDARALEELDAILDQEAAARGIAVLGTLNLRFHRALTAPCGMPRLVAAIGDMHRASSRHLYATWQQLDWQDRSNDEHRDIVRAIREGDVDAACAALSAHILAAGDALAQALRGR, from the coding sequence ATGAACTTTGAAGTCAAGGAGGAGCGCTCGCTGGCCGATCGGATCGCTATCGCATTGGCGGACCGCATCATCTCGGGCGTCATCGCGCCGGGGGAGTGGCTGCGTCAGGACCACATCGCGGCAGAGTTCGGCGCGAGTCATGTGCCGGTACGCGAGGCGTTCAGACGGCTGGAAGCGCAGGGGTTGGCCGTGGTGGAACCGCGACGAGGCGTGCGGGCGGCGCCGCTCGAGCCGGCGGACGTGCTTGAAATGGCCAAGATGCGTGCTGCTTTCGAGGCGCTGGCGTTGCGTGAGGCGATTCCCGCGCTCGATGCACGGGCGCTGGAGGAACTCGATGCGATCCTCGATCAGGAGGCCGCGGCGCGTGGCATCGCCGTGCTGGGCACGCTGAATCTGAGGTTTCATCGGGCGTTGACCGCGCCGTGCGGGATGCCGCGGCTCGTCGCCGCGATCGGCGACATGCATCGGGCCAGTTCACGGCATCTGTATGCGACGTGGCAGCAACTCGACTGGCAGGATCGCTCGAACGACGAACATCGGGACATCGTTCGGGCGATACGTGAGGGGGATGTGGACGCGGCGTGTGCGGCTCTGTCCGCGCATATTCTGGCTGCGGGGGATGCGCTGGCTCAGGCGTTGCGTGGGCGGTAG
- a CDS encoding IlvD/Edd family dehydratase encodes MSHTPRRLRSQEWFDDPAHADMTALYVERFMNNGLTREELQSGRPIIGIAQTGSDLAPCNRHHIELAERTKAGIRDAGGIPMEFPVHPLAEQSRRPTAALDRNLAYLGLVEVLHGFPLDGVVLTTGCDKTTPACLMAAATVDMPAIVLSGGPMLDGWHEGKRVGSGTVIWHARNLLAAGEIDYEGFMQLTTASSPSIGHCNTMGTALSMNSLAEALGMSLPGCASIPAAYRERGQMAYATGKRAVELVREDLRPSTIMTRAAFENAIVVASALGASTNCPPHLIAIARHMGVELSLDDWQHLGESVPLLVNCMPAGDYLGESFHRAGGVPAVLRQLDSAGLLRRDCLTVSGRAIGEIADTAQDADRDVIRTPDAPLKHGAGFMVLSGNFFDSAIMKMSVVGDAFRRTYLSEPGAENTFEARAIVFDGPEDYHARINDPALNIDERCILVIRGCGTVGYPGSSEVVNMAPPAELVKRGVTSLPCMGDGRQSGTSASPSILNMSPEAAVGGGLALLRTNDRVRVDLNRRSVDVLVDEDELARRRETESFTVPQAQTPWQELYRRFVGQLSTGGCLEPATLYLKVIEQRGNPRHSH; translated from the coding sequence ATGTCACACACCCCTCGCCGCCTGCGCAGCCAAGAATGGTTCGACGACCCCGCGCACGCGGACATGACGGCACTCTATGTCGAGCGCTTCATGAACAACGGGTTGACGCGCGAGGAACTGCAGTCGGGCCGCCCCATTATCGGCATCGCGCAGACGGGCAGCGACCTCGCGCCGTGCAACCGCCATCACATCGAGCTGGCCGAACGCACCAAGGCGGGCATCCGCGACGCGGGCGGCATTCCGATGGAGTTCCCCGTGCATCCGCTCGCCGAGCAAAGCCGCCGGCCCACCGCCGCGCTCGACCGCAATCTCGCGTATCTCGGGCTGGTGGAAGTGCTGCACGGCTTTCCGCTGGACGGTGTGGTGCTGACGACCGGCTGCGACAAGACCACGCCCGCGTGCCTGATGGCGGCCGCCACCGTCGACATGCCCGCGATCGTACTGTCGGGCGGCCCGATGCTCGACGGCTGGCACGAGGGCAAGCGGGTCGGCTCGGGCACGGTGATCTGGCATGCGCGCAACCTGCTCGCGGCGGGCGAGATCGACTACGAAGGCTTCATGCAGCTGACCACGGCCTCGTCGCCGTCGATCGGCCATTGCAACACCATGGGCACCGCGCTGTCGATGAACAGCCTCGCCGAGGCGCTGGGCATGTCGCTGCCCGGCTGCGCAAGCATTCCCGCCGCCTATCGCGAGCGCGGCCAGATGGCTTACGCGACCGGCAAGCGCGCGGTCGAGCTCGTTCGGGAAGACCTGCGCCCGTCGACAATCATGACGCGCGCGGCATTCGAGAATGCGATCGTCGTCGCGTCCGCGCTGGGCGCATCGACCAACTGCCCGCCGCACCTGATCGCGATTGCGCGCCACATGGGCGTCGAACTGAGCCTGGACGACTGGCAGCACCTGGGTGAATCGGTGCCGCTGCTCGTCAACTGCATGCCGGCCGGCGACTACCTCGGCGAGAGCTTCCACCGCGCCGGCGGCGTGCCCGCCGTGCTGCGCCAGCTCGATTCGGCCGGGCTGCTGCGGCGCGACTGCCTGACCGTATCGGGCCGCGCGATCGGCGAGATCGCCGACACCGCGCAGGACGCCGACCGCGACGTGATCCGCACGCCCGATGCGCCGCTCAAGCATGGCGCCGGCTTCATGGTGCTGTCGGGCAACTTCTTCGACAGCGCGATCATGAAGATGTCGGTGGTGGGCGACGCGTTCCGCCGCACCTACCTGTCCGAGCCGGGCGCGGAGAATACGTTCGAGGCGCGCGCGATCGTGTTCGACGGCCCCGAGGACTATCACGCGCGCATCAACGATCCCGCGCTGAACATCGACGAGCGCTGCATCCTCGTGATCCGCGGCTGCGGCACGGTCGGCTACCCGGGCAGTTCCGAAGTCGTGAACATGGCGCCGCCTGCCGAACTGGTGAAGCGCGGCGTGACGTCGCTGCCGTGCATGGGTGACGGACGCCAGAGCGGCACATCGGCCAGCCCGTCGATCCTGAACATGTCGCCGGAAGCCGCGGTCGGCGGCGGCCTCGCGCTGCTGCGCACGAACGATCGCGTGCGCGTGGACCTGAATCGCCGCAGCGTCGACGTGCTCGTCGACGAGGACGAACTCGCGCGCCGCCGCGAAACCGAAAGCTTCACCGTGCCGCAGGCGCAAACGCCGTGGCAGGAACTCTATCGCCGGTTCGTCGGCCAGCTGTCCACCGGCGGCTGCCTCGAACCGGCCACGCTGTACCTGAAGGTGATCGAGCAGCGCGGCAACCCGCGCCATTCGCACTGA
- a CDS encoding transporter substrate-binding domain-containing protein — protein MKVTIAYIEEPPFGWTEADGNATGADVDLADTVLRAIGVTRIEHRLTTFSELLPGVEAGHWDMNVPLFVTPERANIVAFSVPVWGIGDGFLVRTGNPKALNSYVSLAKRPEARLGVIAGQVQHESARTSGVSEDQIVIFEQQADAIEAVLSGAIDAYASTALGNRIVAYRIGGSMLEAVEHEPQTNGTQQKLPLGAFSFSRRNSALLNAVNGQLRSYLGSEEHRARMARFGLTNNEIDSALAHGV, from the coding sequence ATGAAGGTAACGATTGCATACATCGAAGAACCACCGTTCGGTTGGACGGAAGCGGATGGTAATGCTACGGGTGCTGACGTTGATCTGGCCGATACGGTTCTTCGGGCGATCGGTGTTACCCGGATCGAGCATCGCCTGACGACATTCAGTGAACTGCTACCCGGCGTTGAAGCAGGTCACTGGGATATGAACGTTCCGCTCTTCGTTACCCCTGAACGCGCCAATATCGTCGCGTTCAGCGTACCCGTATGGGGGATCGGAGACGGCTTTCTGGTTCGGACTGGAAATCCGAAAGCGCTCAACAGCTACGTGTCACTCGCCAAACGTCCCGAGGCGCGCCTTGGCGTCATTGCCGGACAGGTGCAACACGAGTCGGCGAGAACGTCAGGCGTAAGTGAGGACCAGATAGTCATCTTCGAGCAACAGGCCGACGCGATCGAAGCGGTTCTCTCGGGCGCGATCGACGCGTATGCAAGCACAGCCTTGGGAAATCGCATAGTTGCGTATCGGATCGGAGGCTCAATGCTTGAGGCAGTGGAGCACGAGCCGCAAACGAATGGCACGCAGCAGAAGCTCCCGCTCGGCGCATTCTCGTTTAGCAGACGAAACAGCGCTCTGCTCAATGCGGTAAACGGGCAACTTCGTTCATATCTGGGCTCAGAAGAGCATCGCGCTCGTATGGCGAGATTCGGCTTGACAAACAATGAAATCGATTCCGCTCTCGCGCATGGGGTGTGA
- a CDS encoding pyridoxal phosphate-dependent aminotransferase, translating into MHRHRPVRLQHIAGIGVDRMGSIADHADVDLLRLENLDTDLPPTSEALAFTREAIQRDSANSYLPFVGQDRLRASAAAHVSALSGQRFTADQVVVSAGGLSGILNTLLATVETGDEVIVTDPTYAGLLNRIRLAGGVPKQVPFTFTPGSEWKLDQTALRAAIGPKTRAMLLMSPSMPSGGFFDASDWQVIASLCVQNDLLLILDSAMERLLFDGRTVIHPAGLPGMAERTVTVGAASKELRMIGWRVGWIVAPEWLIPDLVAVSLANVVVPVGIAQEAAAVALEHSASDLPGYVSELERRRDTVAAELSGLPFGMPAGGWSMLLRVADFGLTGSQMSERLLRHGVCATAMTGWGVAHGEQYVRFVFSNEPVDRLRTLGDKVRFALEDA; encoded by the coding sequence ATGCACCGCCACCGCCCTGTCCGTCTGCAGCACATTGCCGGCATCGGCGTCGATCGCATGGGGTCGATCGCCGATCATGCCGACGTCGACCTTTTGCGACTCGAAAATCTCGACACCGACCTCCCACCCACTTCAGAAGCGCTGGCCTTCACCCGAGAAGCCATCCAGCGAGACTCGGCCAACTCCTATTTGCCCTTCGTCGGTCAGGATCGGCTGCGCGCGAGCGCTGCCGCACACGTGTCGGCGCTTTCGGGGCAGCGCTTCACGGCCGACCAGGTGGTGGTGTCGGCGGGTGGACTCTCCGGCATTCTGAATACGCTGCTCGCCACCGTCGAGACGGGCGACGAAGTCATCGTCACCGATCCGACGTACGCCGGTCTGCTGAACCGCATCCGCCTGGCGGGCGGCGTGCCTAAGCAAGTCCCGTTCACCTTCACGCCGGGCAGCGAATGGAAGCTGGACCAGACGGCACTGCGGGCAGCAATCGGTCCGAAAACGCGGGCCATGCTGCTGATGTCGCCGTCGATGCCTTCGGGCGGCTTCTTCGATGCGTCCGACTGGCAAGTGATCGCGAGCCTGTGTGTGCAGAACGATCTGCTGCTGATCCTCGACAGCGCGATGGAACGGCTGCTTTTCGATGGACGTACGGTCATCCATCCCGCCGGCCTGCCCGGCATGGCCGAGCGTACGGTCACGGTCGGCGCGGCGTCGAAAGAGTTGCGCATGATCGGCTGGCGGGTCGGCTGGATCGTCGCGCCGGAATGGCTGATTCCGGATCTGGTGGCCGTGTCGCTCGCCAATGTCGTGGTACCGGTCGGCATAGCCCAGGAGGCCGCGGCGGTTGCGCTCGAACATTCCGCATCCGATCTGCCTGGCTACGTGAGCGAACTGGAGAGACGGCGGGATACGGTCGCCGCCGAACTGTCGGGACTCCCGTTCGGCATGCCGGCGGGCGGCTGGTCGATGCTGCTGCGCGTCGCCGATTTCGGTCTGACCGGATCGCAGATGTCGGAGCGGTTGCTGCGCCACGGCGTATGTGCGACGGCCATGACCGGATGGGGCGTCGCCCACGGCGAGCAGTACGTCCGTTTCGTGTTCTCGAACGAACCGGTCGACCGGTTGCGCACGCTCGGGGACAAGGTGCGCTTCGCACTGGAGGACGCATGA
- a CDS encoding MFS transporter produces MPSLTQAAAAPAAADSSEDALYRKVMRRILPLLLLCYVVAYLDRVNVGFAKLQMLDDLNLSDGVYALGASIFFWGYFLFEMPSNLLLHRYGARFWIARIMITWGIVSSSMAFIVPLAQFFHVQTTTMFYTLRFLLGLCEAGFFPGVILYLNYWFPARRQSVAMSGFLVAIPLSLTLGSVLSGWLMEQTHGLSGMSGWQWMLLLEGLPSIVVAFIVLACLGDGPQTAKWLSADEKAVLSRNLESEAAHKSHSIGAALRSPRVWLLTFILLTFNTGFYGLAFWLPSIIRASGVHSPLHIGVLTAIPYLTAIFAMVWNASHSRKTGERRLHAAIPALIGGVFLILSAAFAHNVALSIVFLTIATCGILALMPIYWTFPGQILSGTAAAAGIALINSVGNLSGFTGSMITGVAKQMTGNINNGTYALGACLLVSCMLIASIPRDILRPPVGR; encoded by the coding sequence ATGCCATCCCTTACGCAGGCCGCTGCCGCACCGGCCGCGGCCGACTCGTCCGAAGACGCCCTTTACCGCAAGGTCATGCGGCGCATCCTGCCGTTGCTGCTGCTCTGTTACGTCGTGGCCTACCTGGACCGCGTCAACGTGGGCTTCGCGAAGCTGCAGATGCTCGACGACCTGAACCTGAGCGACGGCGTCTATGCGCTCGGCGCCAGCATCTTCTTCTGGGGCTATTTCCTGTTCGAGATGCCCAGCAACCTGCTGTTGCACCGCTACGGCGCGCGCTTCTGGATTGCGCGGATCATGATCACGTGGGGCATCGTGTCGTCGTCGATGGCGTTCATCGTGCCGCTCGCGCAGTTCTTCCACGTGCAGACGACCACGATGTTCTACACGCTGCGCTTCCTGCTGGGGCTGTGCGAAGCGGGTTTTTTCCCGGGCGTCATCCTGTACCTGAACTACTGGTTCCCGGCGCGGCGCCAGAGCGTGGCGATGTCGGGCTTCCTGGTCGCGATCCCGCTGAGCCTGACGCTCGGCAGCGTGCTGTCCGGCTGGCTGATGGAGCAGACGCACGGCCTGTCGGGCATGAGCGGCTGGCAATGGATGCTGCTGCTCGAAGGGCTGCCGTCGATCGTGGTGGCGTTCATCGTGCTGGCCTGCCTCGGCGACGGCCCGCAGACGGCGAAGTGGCTGTCCGCCGACGAAAAGGCGGTGCTGTCGCGCAACCTCGAATCCGAGGCCGCGCACAAGTCGCACAGCATCGGCGCCGCGCTGCGCAGCCCGCGCGTCTGGTTGCTCACCTTCATTCTGCTGACGTTCAATACCGGTTTCTACGGGCTGGCGTTCTGGCTGCCGTCGATCATCCGCGCGTCGGGTGTGCACAGCCCGCTGCACATCGGCGTGCTGACGGCCATTCCGTACCTGACGGCGATCTTCGCGATGGTGTGGAACGCGTCGCACTCGCGCAAGACCGGCGAACGCCGCCTGCATGCGGCGATTCCCGCGCTGATCGGCGGCGTCTTCCTGATCCTGAGCGCGGCGTTCGCGCACAACGTGGCGCTGTCGATCGTATTCCTGACCATTGCCACCTGCGGCATCCTCGCGCTGATGCCGATCTACTGGACCTTTCCGGGGCAGATCCTGTCCGGCACGGCCGCGGCCGCCGGCATCGCGCTGATCAACTCGGTGGGGAACCTGTCCGGCTTCACGGGCTCGATGATCACCGGCGTCGCCAAGCAGATGACCGGCAACATCAACAACGGGACTTATGCGCTGGGCGCTTGCCTGCTGGTCAGCTGCATGTTGATCGCGTCGATTCCGCGCGATATCCTGCGGCCGCCGGTGGGGCGGTAG